GACAAAAAAAGCAAATGTCAATAAGAAATAAAATTTCTGGAACTCCAGAAAGACCAAGACTTTCAGTTTTTAGATCAAATACTAACATTTTTGCTCAATTAATAGATGATGTAAATGGAGTAACTCTTGTATCAGCATCAACAATTGATAAAGCATTAAGAGGAAGTATTGCTAACGGTGGAAATGTAGAAGCAGCAAAAGCCGTTGGAAAAGCAATAGCTGAAAGAGCTAAAGAAAAAGGAATAGGAGCTATCGTATTTGATAGATCAGGATACAAATATACAGGAAGAGTAGCGGCTCTTGCAGAAGCGGCTAGAGAAGCTGGATTAAGCTTCTAATTTTTAAGAGAGGAGGATTTCACTTGTTAAACAGAGAAGAAAATCAATATCAAGAAAAATTATTGAAGATATCTAGAGTTTCTAAAACAACTAAAGGAGGAAGAACAATATCTTTCTCAGTGTTAGCTGCTGTTGGAGATGGAGAAGGTAAAATAGGATTAGGATTAGGAAAAGCAAATGGTGTTCCTGATGCTATAAGAAAAGCTATTGCAGCTGCAAAGAAAAATGTAGTAAAAGTTTCTTTGAAAAATAATACAGTTCCTCATGAAATAACTGGAAAATGGGGAGCAACTACTCTATGGATGGCACCAGCATATGAAGGGACTGGAGTAATAGCTGGTTCTGCTTCAAGAGAAATTTTAGAATTGGTTGGAGTTCATGACATTTTAACTAAAATTAAAGGGTCAAGAAATAAACATAACGTAGCAAGAGCTACTGTGGAAGCATTGAAAAATCTTAGAACTGCTGAAGAAATAGCAGCTTTAAGAGGAAAAGAAGTTAAGGATATCTTAAGCTAGGAGGAAGATGAAGATGGCAAGACTTAGAATAGAGCTTGTAAAAAGCATAATCGGAAGAAAGCCTAATCACATAGCAACTGTAAAGTCGCTAGGGCTTAAGAAGATGCATGATGTAGTAGAACATAATGAAACACCTGAATTAAAAGGGAAACTAGCTCAAGTTTCTTATTTGTTAAAAGTTGAGGAGGTGCAAGCATAGTGAAATTAAATGAATTATCACCTTCAGTTCCTAGAAAGGAAAGAAAAAGAGTAGGTAGAGGTAACTCATCTGGTTGGGGAAAAACAGCTGGAAAAGGTAGCAATGGTCAAAATTCAAGAGCAGGTGGAGGAGTAAAACCTTATTTTGAAGGTGGACAAATGCCAATATATAGAAGAGTTCCAAAAAGAGGATTCTCAAATGCTATATTTAAAAAAGAATACACTCTATTATCACTAGATTTCTTAAATAGTCATTTTGAAGATGGAGAAACTGTAAGTATAGAAACTCTATGCAACAAATTCTTATTAAAGAAATGCAATGATGGAATAAAAGTTTTAGGAAATGGAGAATTAACTAAAAAATTAACTGTTGTTGCTCATAAAGTTTCAAAATCAGCAAAAGCTGCTATTGAAGCAAAAGGTGGATCAGTAGAAATCGTTGAAGAAAAAGGTTTTGAAAGAGCAGAAAATAATAAATAGTATTAATCTAAGGTAGGTGAATACATGACTTTAATAGAGAAGTTTAATTCTAAATTAAGTAGTATAGTAAAAATTCCTGAACTTAGAGAGAGAATACTTTTCACATTACTAATGTTTTTAGTAGCCAGAGTAGGGACTTTAATTCCTGCTCCTGGTGTTGATGTGGATAGATTGTCAGCAATGGCTTCAAATAATAATGTACTTAGTTATATAAATATGTTTTCTGGAGGAGCTTTCACAAGAATATCTATATTTTCATTGGGAATAATTCCATATATCAACTCATCAATAGTAGTAAGTTTACTTACATCTATTGTCCCTCAACTTGAAGAAATTCAAAAAGAAGGAGAATCTGGAAGAAATAAAATCACTCAATGGACAAGATATTTGACAATAGCACTTGCAATAATTCAAGGAGCTGGAGTTTGTTTGTGGTTACAATCTGTAGGGCTTATTTATAATCCTGGAATAGGATTCTTTGTGAGAACTATAACAACATTAACAGCTGGAACAGTATTTTTAATGTGGGTTGGAGAACAAATTTCTATAAAAGGAATAGGAAATGGAGTATCACTTATTATTTTCTTGAATGTAATTTCAAGAGCACCATCAAGTGTTATTCAAACTATTCAAACTATGCAAGGGAATAAGTTTTTAATACCTTTATTGGTATTAGTTGCTTTCCTTGGAACAGTAACAATAGCTGGAATAGTTTTATTTCAACTAGGGCAAAGAAAAATTCCTATTCATTACGTAGGAAAAGGATTTAATACTAGAGGTGGAATGGGTCAAAACTCATATATTCCTTTAAGATTAAATACTGCAGGGGTAATGCCTGTAATATTTGCCTCAGTATTTATGTTGATTCCTGGTGTGGTAGTTAATGCATTACCTTCTACATTATCTATTAAAACAACTTTATCAATAATATTTGGACAAAATCATCCAGTATATATGATATTGTATGCATTAGTAATAATGTTTTTCTCTTTCTTCTACACAGCTTTAGTTTTCGATCCTGAAAAGGTTGCTGAAAATTTAAAACAAGGTGGAGGAACAATTCCTGGAATAAGACCTGGGGAAGAAACTGTAGAATATCTTGAAGGTGTTGTAAGTAGAATAACTTGGGGTGGAGGAATATTTTTAGCTTTAATTTCAATACTACCTTATGTTATATTTACATCTATGGGACTTCCAGTTTATTTTGGAGGAACAGGAATAATAATCGTTGTCGGTGTTGCTTTGGATACTGTGCAACAAATTGATGCTCATTTAGTTATGAGAGAATACAAAGGATTTATTTAATAATTATTGAATAAAATAGTAAAAGGAGTTTTCATTGAGAACTCCTTTTTATTTTTTATAAGGAAAGCATAAAAGTAAATAGTGAAAATTAGTCTCTGACGTTCGTATTAGTTTGAAGAGTCTATATTCATTGAGCTCGTATAACTCATACGGTTATCAAGAGAATTTATTTATTATATAAATAAAACAAAGAAATTGTGATATAATTTAAGAAAAACATAAAATAATGGAGAAAAAAATGAGAGTAAAATTAGTAAGAGATGATAAAAATTCAAATTATAAAGTTAGTTTGAAAAATATAAAAAAAGAAAAAGAATTTGTAAAATTATTAGATGACTACAATATAGAGTATAAAAAAACAGAATATTTCAAAGATTTTTTTATTTATAATTTAAAAAATATTAATAGTAAGTTTATAATGCTACTTCAAGAAAAAGCTTCAAATTATATTGCATACATAGAGCCTATGTCAGTGTATTCATTACCTATAAAAATAGATAATATAGATGGAGAAGTGCAAGTTCTATATCCAGAAGAAAACAAGAAGTACATAACATTGGGAGTAGTTGACAATGGTATAGGTCATATAAAATATTTAAAACCTTGGATTAAAAAAGTACATTCAAGATATTTAAAAGAAGATGTAAGTGCAACTCATGGAACTTTTGTATCTGGACTTGCTCTCTATGGGGATATTTTGGCTGGGAGAGATATAGTAAAGAATGAAGGTTTTTATTTGCTAGATGCAACGGTTTTATCAGCAACCAGTATAGAGGAAGATGAGCTTTTAAAGAATATTGTGTTAGCAATTGAAGAAAACTATAAAAAAGTTAAAATTTGGAATTTATCCTTGAGTGTAAAATTAGAAATAGAGGAAGATATTTTCTCAGATTTTGGAGTTGTCTTAGATTATATACAACAAAAATATGGAGTTTTAATTTTTAAATCAGGTGGAAATGGTGGAAACTTTATGAAGAAAAAGCCTAAAGGTAAACTGTATCATGGTTCAGACTCTTTGATGTCTATTGTTGTCGGCTCAGTTACAGATGAGGGCTATGCTTCAAATTATAGCAGAGTAGGTTTAGGCCCACAAAATACAATAAAACCAGATATTGCAAGTTATGGAGGGGATTTATCTTTGGGAGAAGATGGAGAAATGATAATGACAGGAGTTAAATCATTTTCTGTGAATGGAAATATAGCTTCTTCATCTGGGACAAGTTTTGCTACTGCAAGAATGTCTTCACTTGCAACTATAATATATCAAAATATATGTAAAGATTTTGATAATTTTTCAGATTTTGATGCTACATTGATAAAAGCATTAATAATACATTCATCTAAGAATACCGATAAAAATTTAAAAGTAGAAGAAATAGGTTTTGGAGTTCCAGCAGATTCTCAGGAAATACTTTCATATTTTAATAATGAAAATATAAAAATTATTAGTGGAACTATGAAAGATAAAAAAGTTATTGATATAGATAAAATATTTAGTGGATACAAAAGAAATATGAGAATAAAAGTTACACTTGCCTATGAAACAGAACTAGATTTTTATCAAAATGAAGAATATATAAAATCAGATATAAAAATTAGAAGTTTTTCAGAAAAGGGGAAAAATTTAATAAGAAAATTTGAGGCTGATATAGAAAGGGGAGAAAAATTGGAGTTATACTCTAATAGCAATGTTGAAAAGAAATATACATTGATAATTGAAAAAATATAAGGTGATTTCATGAATAAAACAGAAAGAATAGGAATAATAAATACTTTTGTTGGAGGAACACTTTGGGGAATAAATGGTGTTATGGGGAGCTATTTATTTTTAAATAAGGCTGTTACAACAAATTGGTTAGTTCCGTATAGATTATTAATAGCTGGGTTGATATTGCTAAGCTATTTATATTATAAAAATGGGAAAAAGGTTTTTGACATTTTAAAAAATGGAAAAGATTTATTAAGTATAGTAATATTTGGTATATTTGGAATGATGGGAACTCAATATACATATTTTACAGCTATTGAATACTCTAATGCAGCAATAGCAACAGTCCTAACTTATTTTGGACCAACCTTAGTACTTGTGTATGTCTGTATGAGAGAGGCTAGAAGACCATTAAAATATGAAATATTTTCTATAGTTTTATCAATGTTTGGAGTATTTTTATTGGCAACTCATGGTAATTTTTCAGGACTACAAATCTCATTTAAAGCATTATTTTGGGGAATGTTGTCAGCTATGACTTTAGTTGTTTATACTATTCAGCCAGAAAAGATATTAAAAAAATATGGTACAACAGCAGTAGTTGCTTGGGGAATGTTTATAGGTGGTATAATTTCAATATTTATGTTTAATCCTTGGAAAGTAGATGTAATTTTTGACTTTACAACGTTTATATTTTTTATAATTATAATATTTTCAGGGACAATAGCAGCCTTTGTATTATATTTGACAGGGGTTACTATGATAGGACCTACTAAAGCAAGTATAATAGCCTGTGTTGAACCTGTGTCAGCAACAATATTTTCAATAATTTTTATGGGAGTAACATTTGGATTTTTAGATATAATAGGTTTTATATGTGTAATTTCTACCATATTTATAGTTGCAATTTTTGATAAAAAAGAAGTAAAGAAGAAAGTAAAATAAAGAGGTGTAGATTTGGCAATAATACAAGCAAATGATATCTATATGGCTTTTTCTGGAGAAACTTTATTTAAGGAAATAAATTTCTCAGTTGATGAAAAAGATAAAATTGGGATAATTGGAGTTAATGGAGCAGGTAAAACAACTTTAATAAAACTTTTATTAGGTAAGGAAAATTCAGAAGTTAATCCTGAAACGAATGAAAGAGGGACTATATCAAAAAAAAGTAATTTAAAAATTGGATACTTAGCTCAAAACACAGTTTTAAATAAAGAGAATACAATATTTGAAGAATTGATGACAGTTTTTAATAATTTATCAGATGATTACAATAGAATGCAGGAAATAAACTTTTTACTTACTGTTGACCAAGATAATTTTGATAAACTTATGGAAGAGCTTGGAGAAATAAGTGAAAGATATGAGAGAAATGATGGATATTCAATAGAGTATAAAATAAAACAAATTTTAAATGGTTTGAATATTCCAGAAAATTTATGGTCTATGAAAATTGAAAAATTATCTGGAGGACAAAATTCAAGAGTTGCACTAGCTAAAATTTTGTTAGAAGAACCAGACTTGTTAATACTAGATGAGCCGACTAACCACTTAGATTTGACTTCTATTGAATGGCTTGAAAAAATATTGAAAGATTATAATAAAGCTATACTTTTGATATCTCACGATGTATATTTTTTAGATAATGTAGTCAATAGAATTTTTGAAATTGAAGGGAAAAGGTTAAAAGACTATAAAGGAAATTATACAGATTTTTTAATTCAAAAAGAGGCTTATTTGAGTGGAGAAGTAAAAGCTTACGAAAAAGAACAAGAAAAAATTAAAAAAATGGAAGAATTTATAAGAAGGTATAAGGCAGGAGTAAAATCGAAACAAGCTAGAGGAAGAGAAAAAATATTAAATAGAATGGAGAAAATGGAAAATCCTGTTGTTACAACCAAGAAAATAAAACTTGAATTTGATATAAAAGCTCAGAGTGTTGATTTAGTTTTGGATATTAAAAATTTATCAAAAACTTTTGAAAATAAGTTGCTATTTAAAGATTTAAATTTAAAAATTTATCGTGGAGAAAGAATAGGGTTAATAGGGAAAAATGGTACGGGAAAATCAACTCTTTTAAAAATTATAAATGGTTTAGAAAAAGCTAGTATCGGAGAATTTAAAATCGGAGAAAGAGTTTCTATTGGCTACTATGACCAAAATCATCAAGGTTTGGGATTAAATAACAACATAATAGAGGAACTTATGTATTATTTTACTTTGTCAGAGGAAGAAGCAAGAAATATTTGTGGAGCCTTTTTATTTAGAGAAGATGATATTTATAAAAAAATAAGTTCATTAAGTGGTGGAGAAAAAGCAAGAGTTGCTTTTATGAAGTTGATGCTTGAAAAACCGAATTTTTTAATACTAGATGAGCCAACAAATCACTTGGATATATATTCAAGAGAAATATTAATGAATTCTTTAGAAAATTATCCTGGAACAGTTTTGGTAGTCTCTCACGATAGAAATTTCTTAGACACTGTTGTAAATAAAATTTATGAATTAAAAACTGATGGTGTGGAAACTTTTAATGGAGACTATGAAACTTACAAAAAAGAAAAAGAAAATGTAAAAGTAAAAAATGAAGAAGCAGTAAAATCTTATGAGGAACAGAAAAAAAATAAAAATAGAATAGCTTCTTTAGAAAAAAAGCTTATAAAGTTTGAAGAAGAAATAGGGAAATTGGAAGAGCAAAAAGAAGACATAAACAAGAAGTATCTACTTGCTGGAGAAAAAAATAATGTAGATGAATTAATGTCGTTACAAGAAGACTTAGACAATATTGATATGAAAATTTTAGAAAAATATCAAGAATGGGAAGAAAGTGAAGCAGAACTTAACGAGTTGAAGGAATAAAAGAGAAAAATGAATGTAGTTTAATCAAACACTATATTCATTTTTTTAATGTAACTATTAATTTTATTAATAATTTGATTGAAAAAAATTTGATTATATAGTAAAATCTTAGATGATTGAATTAAAATAGGAGGAAGTATAATGAAAAAAAGAATTTTATTAGTATTCACAGTACTATTATCTTTATTATTAGTAGCTTGTGGAGGAGAAAAGAAAGAAGCAAATCCAGAAGCTTACCCAGAAAAGCCAGTTAATGTTATTATAGCTTATAAAGCAGGAGGAGGAACAGATGTTGGAGCTCGTATTTTAATGGCAGAAGCTCAAAAGAATTTCCCTCAAACATTTGTTATAGTTAACAAACCAGGTGCTGACGGAGAAATAGGGTATACAGAACTTGCTAAAGCAAATCCAGATGGATATACAATTGGATTTATCAATTTACCAACTTTTGTAAGTTTACCACATGAAAGAAAAACAAAATACAACATTGATGATGTAGAACCTATTATGAACCATGTTTATGATCCAGGTGTATTAGTTGTAAGAGCTGATAGCAAATTTAATACTGTTGCTGATTTTGTTGAATATGCAAAAGCTCATCCAGAAGAATTAACAATTTCTAACAACGGAACAGGAGCTTCTAACCACATAGGAGCTGCTCACTTTGCTAAAGAAGCTGGAATACAAGTAACTCATGTGCCATTTGGTGGAAGTACAGATATGATTTCTGCTCTTCGTGGAGACCATGTTAATGCAACAGTTGCTAAAATTAGTGAAGTTGCAAGTTTAGTAAAATCAGGAGAATTAAAAATATTAGCTTCATTTACTGATAAAAGATTAGAAGGATTTGAAGATGTTCCAACTTTAACTGAAAGTGGATATCCAGTATTATTTGGGTCAGCTCGTGCTATAGTTGCACCAAAAGGAACACCAAAAGAAATTATCCAAAAATTACATGATGTATTTAAACAAGCATTAGAATCAGCAGATAATGTTGAAAAATCAAAAAATGCTAACTTACCTTTATTATATATGTCACCTGAAGAATTAGGACAATATATTAAAGATCAAGAAAAATATATTATTGAAACTGTTCCAACATTAGGAATAAACTAATAATAAATAGTAGTAAAATAACTTGTTTATGATTTATTTATTTTACTAAAATTAGACTTTAATGTTTGAAATATTAAATGAAAAGGTTGTTGCAATATAGCTTTAACAAGTTTATATTATCAGATTGATTAATTGACCAACCAGATGTTATAAATTGTTAGAGTAGTTGTGACAACCTTATTTTTTATATAAAAGTATAAAATAAATAGTGAGAATTAGTCTCTTATGTCCGCATTAGTTGAAGAGCCTGTATTCGTTGAGCTCGTAAACTATACGGCTGTCGAGAGACGTTATTTTTATAATTATATTTAAGTAGAAAGGTAAAAAATATGAGAAAATATGATAGATTTCTAACAATCGGTTTATTTGTTTTGGAGGCATTTTATTTCTTTTTAATAAAACAATTACCTCCTAAAGCGGCAAGATATCCAGAATTTGTATTATCTTTAATGTTATTTTTAACAATTTTATTAGCTATAAATACATTTATTATTAAACCTAAAAATGTTGAAGAAGAGGATAAATTCAAAGGTAATTTATTTAAACAATTCTTTTTTGTTATTGCAATATCAGTGGTTTATGTTATATTAATTGATATAATTGGATTCTTTGTATCTACTGCAATTTATCTATTTGTGACTATGGTAGCTTTAAAAAGTAATGTTAAATGGAGTATTGTTGTGAGTATTTTATTCCCAATATTCTTATATCTAGTGTTTGTATCATTCTTAAAAGTACCAGTCCCAAGAGGATTTTTAATATAGGTTAGGAGGAATAAATTATGTCAGATGTTTTATATGGATACATGGCGGCAATGACTCCAATAAATTTACTTGCTGGAGTTATTAGTGTGGCTATCGGAATAACAATAGGAGCTTTACCAGGGCTTTCTGCAGCAATGGGGGTTGCTCTATTAATACCAATCACATTTGGAATGGATCCTTCTACAGGTTTAATAACTTTAGCGGGAGTATATTGTGGAGCAATATTTGGTGGTTCAATTTCTGCAATACTAATTCGTACACCAGGAACACCAGCAGCAGCAGCAACAGCTATTGATGGATATGAATTAACAAAACAAGGAAAAGCAGGTACAGCTTTAGGAACTGCAATTACAGCTTCATTTATAGGAGGAATATTAAGTGCTATTCCACTTTATTTATTCGCTCCAAGACTAGCAAAACTTGCTTTACTTTTTGGACCGGCAGAATATTTTTGGCTATCTATTTTTGGGCTAACTATAATAGCAGGAGCAAGTACAAAATCAATAGTAAAAGGTCTGATTTCAGGAGCTTTAGGATTAATGCTATCAACAGTGGGAATGGATCCAATGCTTGGAAATCCTCGTTTTACATTTGGAATACCAGCTTTACTTTCAGGGATACCTTTTACAGCAGCACTTATTGGACTATTCTCAATGTCACAAGTTTTAATGCTTGCTGAAAAGAAGATAAAAGAAGCTGGGAATATGGTTGAATTTGATAATAAAGTTCTTTTATCAAAAAGCCAAATTTTAGAAATATTACCAACTTCATTAAGATCTACTGTTATAGGAAGTATTATAGGAATATTACCGGGAGCAGGAGCAAGTATAGCTGCATTTTTAGGTTATAATGAAGCAAAAAGATTTTCTAAAAAGAAAGAATTATTTGGACATGGAAGTATTGAAGGTATAGCAGGAGCAGAGGCTGCAAATAATGCAGTTACAGGAGGATCATTAATTCCAACATTTACACTTGGAATACCAGGAGAAAGTGTTACTGCTGTATTACTAGGAGGTCTTATGATACAAGGACTTCAACCTGGGCCAGATTTGTTTACAGTACATGGAAAAATAACTTATACATTCTTTGCTGGTTTTGTAATTGTTAATATATTTATGTTAATATTAGGATTATTTGGTTCAAAATTATTTGCAAAAGTATCAAGAGTATCAGATAGCTACTTAATACCTTTGATTTTTTCATTGAGTGTAATTGGTTCTTATGCTATTAATAACCAATTAACAGATGTTTGGGTAATGTTTGTCTTTGGTATAATTGGATACTTTGTTCAAAAATTTGAATTGAACTCAGCATCAATAGTTCTAGCTTTAATCTTAGGACCAATTGGTGAATCTGGACTTAGAAGATCTTTAATATTGAATCATCAAAGTTATTCAATATTATTCCAAAGTACAGTTTCAAAAGTTTTATTACTTTTAACTCTTTTCTCATTGTTATCTCCAATAATAATGGCTAAGTTTCAAAAAAAGAAAGAAAAATAGATAAAAAAGAAGCTGTTGCATTTTAATTTTGCAACAGCTTTTCTTATTTATAAGGATAAATAACAAAAATTAGTTCCTGATGTCCGTATTAGTTCGAAGAGCCTGTGTTCATTGAGCTCGTAGAACTCATACGGCTGTCAAGAGATTTTGTTTCAATTGCTATTTAATCCAAGACATTAATTTTCTTAATTCTTGTCCTACTTCTTCAATTTTATGTTCACTTGCAGCTTTTCTATGAGCTTTTAAGAATGGTTGACCTGCTTTAGAATCTGCTAAAAATTCATCAGCAAATTTTCCAGATTGAATATCTGCTAAAATATTTCTCATAGCATCTTTAGAAACAGATGTTATAACTTTTGGTCCTGCTAAGAAATCTCCATATTCAGCTGTGTTAGAGATAGAGTGTCTCATTTTTCCAAATCCTCCTTCATAGATTAGGTCAACGATTAACTTCATTTCGTGTAGACATTCAAAATAAGCGTTTACAGGATCATATCCAGCTTCTGTTAAAACTTCAAATCCATTTTTGATAAGTTCTGTAATTCCACCACATAAAACAGCTTGTTCTCCAAATAAATCTGTTTCAGTTTCTTGTTTAAATGTAGTTTCAAGTATTCCTGATCTTCCTCCACCTATACCAGAAGCCCAAGCAAGAGCAATATCTTTTGTATCTCCACTAGGATCTTGATATACAGCTATTAAGCAAGGTACTCCACTTCCTTCTTGGAAAGTTCTTCTAACTAGATGTCCAGGCCCTTTAGGTGCAACCATAAATACATTTATGTCTTCGTTTGGTTGAATTTTTTTGAAATGAATGTTAAATCCATGTCCAAATCCAAGGTAAGCACCTTTCTTTAAGTTTGGAGCTATACTGTTAGTATAAGTATCTCCTTGAATTTCATCTGGTATTAAAACCATAACTACATCTGCATTTTTAACTGCTTCTCCAGTTTCTTTTACAACAAAACCTGCTTCTTCTGCAACTTTCCAAGTCTTAGAATCTTTTCTAAGTCCAATAGTAACATCCATTCCATTTTCTTTTAAGTTAAGTGCATGAGCATGTCCTTGTGAACCATAACCTAAAACTGTGATTTTCTTTCCTACTAATTTTTGTAAATTACAATCTGCATCATAATATACAGTTGTTCCTAAAATGTTTCCTGCCATTTTAAATTCCTCCTAAATTTTATGTTTAAAATACAATTTATATAAAAATATAAAATTAGTCTCTGATATCTGTATTAGTTCGAAGAGCCTGTGTTTATTGAGCTCGTAGAACTCATACGGCTATCAAGAGGCTTTTTTTATATCATTTCACAATTAACCAGGGTCTATTATTAGACCATTCAATTTTTACATCTATTTCATAAAGCTTTGATAAATTTTCATCAGTTAAAACTTCATATTTATTTCCTTGAGCTACAATTTTCCCATTATCAAGTATAGCTACATGACTAATAGAAGCTATAATTTCTTCTATTTGATGTGTTACATAAATAAATGGTATAGCATTTATATTTTTAGAATTTTTTTCTAGACTTTTTAATAACATTTCTCTTGCTCTTATATCTAAGCCAGAACAAGGCTCATCTAAAATCAAAAGAGATGGTTCATTCATAAAGGCTCTTGCAAGTAAAGTTTTTCTTTGTTCACCTTGTGATAAAGTGTTAAATTTATTTAATTTTAAATGAGATAGTTTAAAATCTTTTATAATACTATTTGCTTTTTCTCTATCTTTTTGAGTTATCTCTTGATAAATACCTATTGAGTTATATTTTCCTGATAAAACAATATCCATTAAAGATTGAGTGTTTAGCCTATCTGAAAAATTATTTAAAGTAGAACTAACAAAACCAACTTTTTCTTTAATCTCTGCCCAAATACAAGTCCCAAATTTTTTATCAAAAACAGAAACTTCTCCTTTTGTTGCAAAAGTATATGCAGGTATCATAGATAAAAGTGTTGATTTTCCTGAACCATTTAATCCAATTAAAGCCCAGTTTTCTCCTTTTTTTATTTCCCAATTTATGTTTTTTAAAATCTCTCTACCATCTCTTTTAAAAGAAACATTTTTATAAGATAAAATTTTTTCCATATCTATCCTTATATTTTATTGATTATTTCATTTCCCATTTCAATAGTTCCAACTTTCTTATATCCGTCAGTATAAATATCAGAAGTTCTATATCCATCTTTTAAAACATTTTTTATAGCTTCTTCTATAACATCAGCCTCTTTATTTAAGTTAAAAGAATATCTTAACATCATAACAACTGATAATATTGTTGCTATTGGGTTAGCAATATTTTTTCCAGCAATATCAGGTGCAGAACCGTGACAAGGTTCATAGATACCAACTTTTCCATCTCCTAAACTAGCAGAAGCCAGCATTCCAATAGAACCTGTAAGCATAGAAGCTTCATCTGACAGAATATCCCCAAAAGTATTTTCTGTTAAAATTACATCAAATTGTCTTGGATTTATAACAAGTTGCATAGCTGCATTATCTACGTACATATGTTCAACTTGAACTTCTGGATAATTTTCAGAAATTTCATTTACAATTTTTCTCCAAAGCTTTGAGCTATCTAAAACATTTTGTTTATCTACACTTGTTATCTTTTTATTTCTTAATTTAGCTATTTCAAAAGCCTTTTTAGTTATTCTCTCAATCTCACTTCTTTTGTATACAAGAGTATCTGAGGCCTCTTCATCACTATATTTTTTAGGTCCAAAATATAGTCCACCTGTTAATTCTCTAACAACCATTATATCTAAGCCATCTCCAATTATTTCTTCTTTTAATGGACTAGCATTTTTTAATTCATTAAAAAGAATAGCTGGTCTTAGATTTGTAAAAACTTCTAATTCTTTTCTTATTTTTAAAAGTCCTTTTTCTGGTCTTAGTTCAGGCTCAATCTTATCCCATTTAGTTCCGCCAACTGCTCCTAAAAGAACAGCATCACTATCTTTACATATTTTTATAGTTTCATCAGATAAAGGTACTCCATATTTATCAATAGATTCTCCACCTAAATATCCTCTTGTAAAGATAAATTTATGATTAAATTTTTCTCCAATTTTTTCTAAAACTTTTGTTGCTACATCAACAATTTCTGGTCCTATTCCA
Above is a window of Fusobacterium massiliense DNA encoding:
- a CDS encoding ABC-F family ATP-binding cassette domain-containing protein, whose product is MAIIQANDIYMAFSGETLFKEINFSVDEKDKIGIIGVNGAGKTTLIKLLLGKENSEVNPETNERGTISKKSNLKIGYLAQNTVLNKENTIFEELMTVFNNLSDDYNRMQEINFLLTVDQDNFDKLMEELGEISERYERNDGYSIEYKIKQILNGLNIPENLWSMKIEKLSGGQNSRVALAKILLEEPDLLILDEPTNHLDLTSIEWLEKILKDYNKAILLISHDVYFLDNVVNRIFEIEGKRLKDYKGNYTDFLIQKEAYLSGEVKAYEKEQEKIKKMEEFIRRYKAGVKSKQARGREKILNRMEKMENPVVTTKKIKLEFDIKAQSVDLVLDIKNLSKTFENKLLFKDLNLKIYRGERIGLIGKNGTGKSTLLKIINGLEKASIGEFKIGERVSIGYYDQNHQGLGLNNNIIEELMYYFTLSEEEARNICGAFLFREDDIYKKISSLSGGEKARVAFMKLMLEKPNFLILDEPTNHLDIYSREILMNSLENYPGTVLVVSHDRNFLDTVVNKIYELKTDGVETFNGDYETYKKEKENVKVKNEEAVKSYEEQKKNKNRIASLEKKLIKFEEEIGKLEEQKEDINKKYLLAGEKNNVDELMSLQEDLDNIDMKILEKYQEWEESEAELNELKE
- a CDS encoding Bug family tripartite tricarboxylate transporter substrate binding protein; the encoded protein is MKKRILLVFTVLLSLLLVACGGEKKEANPEAYPEKPVNVIIAYKAGGGTDVGARILMAEAQKNFPQTFVIVNKPGADGEIGYTELAKANPDGYTIGFINLPTFVSLPHERKTKYNIDDVEPIMNHVYDPGVLVVRADSKFNTVADFVEYAKAHPEELTISNNGTGASNHIGAAHFAKEAGIQVTHVPFGGSTDMISALRGDHVNATVAKISEVASLVKSGELKILASFTDKRLEGFEDVPTLTESGYPVLFGSARAIVAPKGTPKEIIQKLHDVFKQALESADNVEKSKNANLPLLYMSPEELGQYIKDQEKYIIETVPTLGIN
- a CDS encoding tripartite tricarboxylate transporter TctB family protein, giving the protein MRKYDRFLTIGLFVLEAFYFFLIKQLPPKAARYPEFVLSLMLFLTILLAINTFIIKPKNVEEEDKFKGNLFKQFFFVIAISVVYVILIDIIGFFVSTAIYLFVTMVALKSNVKWSIVVSILFPIFLYLVFVSFLKVPVPRGFLI
- a CDS encoding tripartite tricarboxylate transporter permease — protein: MSDVLYGYMAAMTPINLLAGVISVAIGITIGALPGLSAAMGVALLIPITFGMDPSTGLITLAGVYCGAIFGGSISAILIRTPGTPAAAATAIDGYELTKQGKAGTALGTAITASFIGGILSAIPLYLFAPRLAKLALLFGPAEYFWLSIFGLTIIAGASTKSIVKGLISGALGLMLSTVGMDPMLGNPRFTFGIPALLSGIPFTAALIGLFSMSQVLMLAEKKIKEAGNMVEFDNKVLLSKSQILEILPTSLRSTVIGSIIGILPGAGASIAAFLGYNEAKRFSKKKELFGHGSIEGIAGAEAANNAVTGGSLIPTFTLGIPGESVTAVLLGGLMIQGLQPGPDLFTVHGKITYTFFAGFVIVNIFMLILGLFGSKLFAKVSRVSDSYLIPLIFSLSVIGSYAINNQLTDVWVMFVFGIIGYFVQKFELNSASIVLALILGPIGESGLRRSLILNHQSYSILFQSTVSKVLLLLTLFSLLSPIIMAKFQKKKEK